In Planctomycetia bacterium, a single genomic region encodes these proteins:
- a CDS encoding CvpA family protein — protein MMILLAVILMFATLAMLMPQGMWTASIALVNVTTAALITINFWEPIANWLETVGPLRRATYMVDFISLWFLFAISLTILRGLTDFISKTKVRFIRPLDVAGGAFFGIWTGWVLVCFTSMTLHTAPLGREFLFGGFDPEKRMVIGLAPDRQMLGFMQNISLGAYTQSVDGSRAFDPKAEYMIKYAARRKEYSKVNSLLVPEAPVLPQ, from the coding sequence ATGATGATTCTGCTCGCCGTCATTCTGATGTTTGCCACGCTGGCCATGCTGATGCCGCAGGGCATGTGGACTGCCTCGATCGCATTGGTGAATGTGACCACCGCGGCCTTGATCACCATCAATTTCTGGGAACCGATCGCCAACTGGTTGGAGACTGTGGGGCCACTGCGTCGGGCCACTTACATGGTCGACTTCATTTCGCTCTGGTTTCTGTTCGCCATTTCGCTGACGATTCTGCGCGGCCTCACCGACTTCATCTCTAAGACCAAGGTCCGTTTCATTCGCCCGCTCGACGTCGCCGGCGGCGCCTTCTTCGGTATCTGGACCGGCTGGGTGCTGGTCTGCTTCACCTCGATGACGCTGCACACAGCGCCGCTCGGACGGGAATTCCTCTTCGGCGGCTTTGACCCGGAGAAACGAATGGTGATCGGACTGGCGCCGGACCGCCAGATGCTGGGCTTCATGCAGAATATCTCCCTCGGCGCCTATACGCAGAGCGTCGACGGTTCGCGCGCCTTCGATCCCAAGGCGGAATACATGATCAAGTACGCGGCACGACGCAAAGAATACTCGAAGGTCAATAGCTTGCTCGTTCCCGAAGCGCCCGTTCTCCCGCAATAG